CTATCGACGGTGGGGCGGCGCTTCAGGCTCTGTGCGACGGCATTCAGATCCCGCAGCACCCATTGGGAAGACACCGCCCCCATGAGCGCGGCGGCTTCAGCAGGATCGGTGGTCGCCGTGGATCCTTGCCGCGCATACAACTCCGGCGCGCAGGCGACGAACCCGGCCGCGGCAA
This window of the Candidatus Omnitrophota bacterium genome carries:
- a CDS encoding dienelactone hydrolase family protein; its protein translation is MVASETLQVVGNGTSIPSFLAEPSQAAGAAPAVIILHEWWGLTDHIRDVARRFAAAGFVACAPELYARQGSTATTDPAEAAALMGAVSSQWVLRDLNAVAQSLKRRPTVD